Proteins from a genomic interval of Hyalangium ruber:
- a CDS encoding vWA domain-containing protein: protein MTTKQNTPILPEAQLGPAERLLELVLGGSAHLWHNRPGVDVHGTWQPARRGVKVLPANQKQVSPGLFVPAAVKLYRQLLDIYKLNTDLMAHFASYALTQTDWRDLKVATCALMLVQGHAGQPVREEDGTVAFYDDDHRVIGEAMILHYERKSTRMLTPKAVLRVAELLETPEIARMNREAGFGDPGSKKPPMGRWKRVAQKWLQAREKNLPMLEGLVKAGFKETLKKIARKAGYRPESQAFFELLGWKQKQASGGHRQVGLVGLTLVKRERFDGLSEAEICESIETGRLSYKEVVGRLPKDVGLTPAIMVALLPSLSDRDLRMMTPTLEELGLLSEPTIRARWEKAVQTATDQRALHIAKNVRSKELREKLEEASDNAARLAVAEATAEADVRVMFLIDKSGSMEGAIEQSKEALTRILAGFPVDKLHIASFDTVGTVLKPKAPSRMAVQHMLQGLKASGGTTHAAAVHALHRDGVTVPTEAKLIVIVVGDEAGEAGDQFTRAFRECGYTVAAMALLLSVAGARGSTVRTCAGQLRVPFSEVSVEQFADPYQVPRVLKALMDAPTATGASQSGWVERVMRTPLLKVA from the coding sequence ATGACGACGAAGCAGAACACCCCCATTCTCCCGGAGGCGCAGCTCGGGCCCGCCGAGCGTCTGCTCGAGCTCGTCCTGGGGGGCTCCGCGCACCTCTGGCACAACCGTCCCGGCGTGGACGTCCACGGCACCTGGCAGCCGGCGCGCCGGGGCGTCAAGGTGCTCCCGGCGAACCAGAAGCAGGTGAGCCCGGGCCTCTTCGTGCCCGCGGCGGTGAAGCTCTACCGGCAGCTGCTGGACATCTACAAGCTCAACACGGACCTGATGGCGCACTTTGCCTCGTACGCCCTCACGCAGACGGACTGGCGTGACCTGAAGGTGGCGACCTGCGCGCTGATGCTGGTGCAGGGGCACGCGGGGCAGCCGGTGCGTGAGGAGGACGGCACGGTCGCCTTCTACGACGACGACCACCGGGTGATCGGCGAGGCGATGATCCTGCACTACGAGCGCAAGTCCACGCGCATGCTCACGCCCAAGGCGGTGCTGCGAGTGGCGGAGCTGCTCGAGACGCCGGAGATCGCCCGCATGAACCGGGAGGCCGGCTTCGGCGACCCGGGCTCCAAGAAGCCGCCCATGGGCCGCTGGAAGCGGGTGGCCCAGAAGTGGCTCCAGGCCCGGGAGAAGAACCTGCCCATGCTGGAGGGCCTGGTGAAGGCCGGCTTCAAGGAGACGCTGAAGAAGATCGCCCGCAAGGCCGGCTACAGGCCGGAGTCGCAGGCCTTCTTCGAGCTGCTCGGCTGGAAGCAGAAGCAGGCGTCCGGGGGCCACCGTCAGGTGGGGCTCGTGGGGCTGACGCTCGTCAAGCGTGAGCGGTTCGATGGGCTCTCGGAGGCGGAGATCTGCGAGTCGATCGAGACCGGGCGGCTCTCCTACAAGGAGGTGGTGGGCCGGCTGCCGAAGGACGTGGGGCTCACGCCCGCCATCATGGTCGCGCTGTTGCCGTCGCTGTCGGACAGGGACTTGCGGATGATGACGCCGACGCTCGAGGAGCTGGGCTTGCTGTCCGAGCCCACGATTCGGGCGCGCTGGGAGAAGGCCGTGCAGACGGCGACCGACCAGCGGGCGCTCCACATCGCGAAGAACGTCCGGAGCAAGGAACTGCGCGAGAAGCTGGAGGAGGCGAGCGACAACGCCGCGCGCCTGGCCGTGGCCGAGGCGACCGCGGAGGCGGACGTGCGGGTGATGTTCCTCATCGACAAGTCCGGCTCCATGGAGGGGGCCATCGAGCAGTCCAAGGAGGCGCTCACGCGCATCCTCGCGGGCTTCCCGGTGGACAAGCTGCACATCGCGTCGTTCGACACGGTGGGTACGGTGCTCAAGCCGAAGGCACCCAGCCGGATGGCGGTGCAGCACATGCTGCAGGGCCTGAAGGCCTCGGGTGGCACCACGCACGCGGCCGCGGTGCATGCACTGCACCGGGACGGCGTGACGGTGCCGACGGAGGCGAAGCTCATCGTCATCGTCGTGGGTGACGAGGCGGGAGAGGCGGGGGACCAGTTCACCCGGGCCTTCCGCGAGTGCGGCTACACGGTGGCGGCGATGGCGCTGCTGCTGAGCGTGGCGGGTGCGCGGGGGAGCACCGTGCGCACGTGCGCGGGGCAGCTGAGGGTGCCCTTCAGTGAGGTGTCGGTGGAGCAGTTCGCGGACCCCTACCAGGTCCCGCGGGTGCTCAAGGCGCTGATGGACGCGCCGACGGCGACGGGCGCCAGCCAGTCCGGCTGGGTGGAGCGGGTGATGCGTACCCCGCTGCTGAAGGTGGCGTAG
- a CDS encoding FIST signal transduction protein, translating to MKWASALSRSGNLKEAVDQAVEELCLRLGSREPDLLIAFASPSLVEGADVAELLHARLPKAVLVGCSGEGIIGANHEVEGAPALSLTGAILPGVRLVPFHLDMNQLPEPGEKPEAWHQLLRISPEARPSLLLVVDPFTCDAEALVAGLDRAYPGALKVGGLASGSRMPGSTRLFLGGNSWRTGAVGLAMMGNVVVDSIVAQGCRPIGTPMLVTRCEGNELLKLNERSPIEVLRELHQSLDERDQALFRHSLFLGFEMKKDQVEYQQGDFLVRNIAGVDPQSGAITVGATLEPYQAVQFHLRDARTAAEDLTRMLHRYREERGQVAAPRGALLFSCLGRGMHLYGRPDHDTSLFEGALGSVPLGGFFCNGEIGPVGGTTFLHGYTSAFALFREAQLAS from the coding sequence ATGAAGTGGGCGTCCGCGCTGTCTCGGTCCGGCAACCTCAAGGAAGCCGTGGATCAGGCCGTGGAAGAGCTGTGCCTTCGGCTTGGCAGCCGTGAGCCGGATCTGCTCATCGCCTTCGCTTCACCCTCCCTGGTGGAGGGGGCCGATGTGGCGGAGTTGCTGCATGCGCGGCTGCCCAAGGCCGTGCTGGTGGGCTGCTCGGGGGAGGGCATCATCGGCGCCAACCATGAGGTGGAGGGGGCGCCGGCGCTCTCCCTCACCGGGGCGATTCTGCCTGGGGTTCGGCTCGTCCCGTTCCACCTGGACATGAACCAGCTGCCGGAGCCGGGGGAGAAGCCAGAGGCGTGGCACCAGCTCCTGCGCATCTCTCCCGAGGCGCGGCCCTCTCTGCTGCTCGTCGTCGATCCATTCACGTGCGATGCCGAGGCGCTGGTGGCCGGGCTCGACCGGGCCTACCCGGGGGCCTTGAAAGTAGGGGGCCTGGCCAGCGGCAGCCGTATGCCCGGAAGCACGCGGCTGTTCCTGGGGGGCAACTCGTGGCGCACCGGTGCGGTGGGACTCGCGATGATGGGGAACGTGGTGGTCGATTCCATCGTCGCCCAGGGATGTCGGCCCATCGGCACGCCCATGCTCGTCACCCGCTGTGAGGGCAATGAGCTGCTGAAGCTCAACGAGCGGTCTCCCATCGAGGTGCTGCGTGAGCTCCATCAGTCCCTGGATGAGCGAGACCAGGCGCTGTTCCGGCACTCGCTCTTCCTGGGCTTCGAGATGAAGAAGGATCAGGTGGAGTACCAGCAAGGGGACTTCCTCGTGCGCAACATCGCCGGGGTGGATCCCCAGTCCGGGGCCATCACCGTTGGCGCGACGCTCGAGCCCTACCAGGCCGTGCAATTCCACCTGCGGGATGCGCGCACGGCCGCCGAGGACCTCACGCGCATGCTCCATCGCTACCGAGAGGAGCGGGGGCAGGTCGCGGCGCCTCGGGGCGCGCTGCTCTTCTCGTGTCTCGGCCGAGGCATGCACCTCTACGGTCGCCCGGACCATGACACCTCGTTGTTCGAGGGCGCGCTCGGGTCCGTTCCGCTGGGCGGATTCTTCTGCAACGGAGAGATCGGCCCGGTGGGAGGGACCACCTTCCTTCATGGCTACACCAGCGCCTTCGCCCTGTTTCGCGAGGCCCAACTGGCATCCTGA
- the nfi gene encoding deoxyribonuclease V (cleaves DNA at apurinic or apyrimidinic sites), with protein MELESLHGWEVTPQEAVALQNTLRERLVLRPPAELRVSRIAGADISTERGNITGYGGVVVLDAMSLLPLEQAGAAVTLRLPYIPGLLSFRELPVLAAAWEQLAQKPDLLIFDGQGIAHPRRFGLACHGGLLFGVPSIGCAKSLLVGTYGHLGPERGATAEIRHRGEVVGMAVRTRRGVSPVYVSPGHLMDLPTAVEWVLRVSPRYREPETTRRAHRLVNALRRAAHEPSRREAP; from the coding sequence ATGGAACTCGAGTCTCTGCATGGCTGGGAGGTCACACCCCAGGAGGCGGTGGCGCTGCAGAACACCTTGCGCGAGCGTCTGGTGCTGAGGCCTCCGGCGGAGCTGCGCGTGTCTCGCATCGCCGGCGCGGATATCTCCACCGAGCGCGGGAACATCACTGGCTATGGAGGCGTCGTCGTGCTCGATGCGATGTCACTGCTCCCCTTGGAGCAAGCGGGCGCGGCCGTCACGCTTCGACTCCCCTACATCCCAGGGCTGCTTTCCTTCCGTGAGCTGCCTGTGCTCGCCGCCGCCTGGGAGCAGCTGGCGCAGAAGCCAGACCTCCTGATCTTCGATGGGCAGGGCATCGCGCACCCGCGGCGCTTCGGATTGGCCTGCCACGGCGGACTGCTCTTTGGCGTTCCGTCCATCGGGTGTGCCAAGTCCCTGTTGGTGGGCACCTACGGGCATCTCGGCCCAGAGCGGGGCGCCACGGCGGAGATCCGGCACCGAGGAGAAGTCGTTGGGATGGCGGTGCGTACCCGGCGCGGCGTGAGCCCCGTCTACGTCTCTCCGGGGCACTTGATGGATCTGCCCACCGCCGTGGAGTGGGTGCTGCGTGTGAGCCCGCGTTACCGGGAGCCGGAGACAACGCGCCGGGCGCATCGGCTCGTCAATGCCCTGCGACGTGCGGCGCATGAACCGTCACGCAGGGAGGCGCCGTAG
- a CDS encoding cereblon family protein has protein sequence MLPSGPEHAPGALLLKEGSSPEKKPSGQPVDAPEKAPPDGPLCCVHCGHSITLERHRTTVNGRHAHTRVNPYGFVFHFGCFAQAEGCLVEGPPTAEDSWFAGYVWEFAHCAVCRTHLGWAFQGEGSFFGLLLDRLAAPH, from the coding sequence GTGCTCCCATCGGGACCTGAACATGCACCGGGGGCCCTCCTTCTCAAGGAGGGCTCCTCCCCCGAGAAGAAGCCCTCGGGACAGCCCGTGGACGCGCCGGAGAAGGCGCCTCCGGACGGACCGCTGTGTTGCGTGCATTGTGGCCACTCCATCACCCTCGAGCGCCACCGCACGACCGTCAATGGCCGGCATGCCCATACCCGCGTCAATCCCTATGGGTTCGTCTTCCACTTCGGCTGCTTCGCCCAGGCCGAGGGGTGTCTCGTAGAGGGACCTCCCACCGCTGAGGACTCCTGGTTCGCGGGCTATGTCTGGGAGTTCGCCCACTGCGCCGTGTGTCGGACCCATCTCGGGTGGGCCTTTCAGGGTGAAGGAAGCTTCTTCGGGCTCCTGCTCGATCGGCTCGCCGCTCCCCACTGA
- a CDS encoding alpha/beta hydrolase-fold protein, with protein sequence MTRTLPGIRVILSLVALLGAPLLGCSDSEDEIPTLPPPPAPTFESVAVEFDVTTPAATPCDATVAIIGNDEALGNWKLPGLTLTRDADGHFRGSAVLPVRKTISYNILLSSSGAQEVDTIGRILDVRSFTVADREGIEVKPTVTRWSLAGNAARPPVHFSVEVPANTPANAEIWLSGNQPALGEWNGAGVKLEKGSSGSRYFTCIPFATGTNLEFKVTRGSWDSVEKDAQGGEIDNHLHAVSAPARISVQVGSWRDLGPVEEQPDTLTGNIQYHDVDGASVGLRNRQLIVWLPPGYDTQTTRRYSVLYMHDGQNLMNARTAFGNVEWGVDETAQRLVEAGQVEPMIIVGVYNTQDRIAEYTQVPTTQYPDAGRADAYGRLLVEVVKPLIDSTYRTMPEAEHTGVAGSSLGGLVSMYFGLTHSSTFTRLGVVSPSVWWANRDIVTRVESLSGKLPLRIWADIGTNEDTSVGDSQIAVNDTRLLRDALIAEGWALDSDLKYLEVEGGRHNEAAWAARAEQILRYLYPPAP encoded by the coding sequence ATGACAAGGACCCTTCCTGGCATCAGAGTCATTCTTTCCCTGGTAGCCCTCCTGGGGGCTCCCCTGCTGGGGTGCAGTGACTCGGAAGATGAGATTCCGACGCTGCCTCCTCCTCCCGCCCCCACATTTGAGAGCGTAGCGGTTGAGTTCGACGTCACCACCCCCGCCGCTACCCCCTGTGACGCCACCGTGGCGATCATCGGAAACGATGAGGCCCTGGGGAATTGGAAGCTGCCGGGCCTGACTTTAACGCGCGACGCGGATGGACACTTCCGCGGGTCAGCCGTGCTTCCTGTCAGGAAGACCATCTCCTACAACATCCTCCTCTCCAGCTCCGGTGCGCAGGAAGTCGACACGATTGGACGCATCCTGGATGTCCGCTCCTTCACGGTCGCGGATCGCGAGGGCATCGAGGTCAAACCGACCGTCACCCGGTGGTCGCTGGCCGGTAATGCTGCGCGGCCTCCCGTCCACTTCTCGGTCGAGGTGCCCGCCAACACACCCGCGAACGCGGAGATCTGGCTGTCCGGCAATCAGCCGGCGCTGGGCGAGTGGAACGGCGCGGGGGTGAAGCTCGAGAAGGGCAGCTCGGGCAGCCGCTACTTCACGTGCATCCCCTTCGCCACGGGCACCAACCTGGAGTTCAAGGTCACCCGTGGTTCCTGGGACTCGGTGGAGAAGGATGCTCAGGGAGGGGAGATCGACAATCACCTCCATGCCGTTTCCGCGCCGGCCCGGATCAGCGTCCAGGTAGGGAGCTGGCGGGACCTGGGGCCTGTCGAGGAGCAGCCGGATACGCTCACCGGCAACATCCAGTACCACGATGTGGACGGGGCCTCCGTGGGCCTCAGGAACCGCCAGCTCATCGTCTGGCTGCCGCCTGGATATGACACTCAGACGACCCGGCGCTACTCCGTGTTGTACATGCACGATGGGCAGAACCTGATGAACGCCCGGACTGCCTTTGGCAATGTCGAGTGGGGAGTGGACGAGACCGCCCAGCGCCTCGTCGAGGCCGGGCAGGTGGAGCCCATGATCATCGTGGGCGTCTACAACACCCAGGATCGCATCGCTGAGTATACGCAGGTGCCTACCACCCAGTACCCGGATGCAGGCAGGGCAGATGCCTACGGCCGACTGCTGGTGGAGGTCGTCAAGCCGCTCATCGACTCCACCTATCGCACCATGCCCGAGGCGGAGCACACCGGCGTGGCGGGCTCGTCCCTCGGAGGGCTCGTGTCCATGTACTTCGGACTCACGCACTCGAGCACCTTCACGCGGCTCGGCGTTGTCTCGCCGTCGGTGTGGTGGGCCAATCGCGACATCGTCACGCGGGTCGAGAGCCTCTCCGGCAAACTCCCGCTGAGAATCTGGGCGGACATTGGCACCAACGAGGATACCTCTGTGGGGGACTCCCAGATCGCGGTCAACGATACGCGCCTCTTGCGGGATGCGCTCATCGCCGAGGGCTGGGCCTTGGACAGCGATCTCAAGTACCTGGAGGTAGAAGGAGGCCGGCATAACGAGGCCGCCTGGGCGGCTCGGGCCGAGCAGATCCTCAGGTATCTCTATCCCCCCGCACCGTGA
- a CDS encoding HNH endonuclease has product METLVLSQAYEPVARVAWQRAMMLIWQGKVEVVEEYEDRFVRSVTLEIKMPSIIRFMSYFRQRQRGIKFSRDNVYMRDGCKCQYCGKKVSRPEATYDHVIPRAQGGKTTWENVVIACVPCNQKKGNRTPAKAGMLLRITPVKPKRLPESLHFTFGYEKGMPISWRKFLRDVAYWHTELEE; this is encoded by the coding sequence ATGGAGACGCTGGTGTTGAGCCAGGCCTATGAGCCCGTCGCGCGTGTGGCATGGCAGCGCGCGATGATGCTCATCTGGCAGGGCAAGGTCGAGGTGGTCGAGGAGTACGAGGATCGCTTCGTCCGTTCGGTGACCCTCGAGATCAAGATGCCGTCGATCATCCGCTTCATGAGCTACTTCCGGCAGCGGCAGCGGGGCATCAAGTTCAGCCGGGACAACGTGTACATGCGTGACGGCTGCAAGTGCCAGTACTGCGGCAAGAAGGTGTCTCGGCCCGAGGCCACGTACGACCACGTGATTCCCCGCGCCCAGGGTGGCAAGACGACCTGGGAGAACGTGGTGATCGCGTGCGTGCCCTGCAACCAGAAGAAGGGCAACCGGACGCCGGCGAAGGCCGGGATGTTGCTGCGCATCACGCCGGTGAAGCCCAAGAGGCTGCCGGAGTCGCTGCACTTCACCTTCGGCTACGAGAAGGGCATGCCCATCTCGTGGCGGAAGTTCCTCCGTGACGTCGCGTACTGGCACACGGAGTTGGAGGAGTGA
- a CDS encoding AAA family ATPase yields MATRKSEDNERLIDRDLTALARDGKLPPAHGVDSAVAEVLGLLARGGKHPLLSGDPGVGKSALVQEVARRIAEGRVDAALAQSRMVEVSAANILARSTQRQAAESFEELLGHLSRLPCPIVYIRDLPLALGGPLAPVAIRALRTGGIRFIFETEPKRVQELLRADEALAERLHLIPLQEPPLERSRWVLGRVAEELEREMRLPIDPAACDLALRLSAKFLLAQRMPRKAIELLKETAAEAASAARDRVGPEDVLTRFCAATRLPRFVVDDAMPLDLEETERFFGERLLGQTDAVAAVLRSVALLKAGLNDPRRPLGVFLFAGPTGVGKTQLAKLLAEYLFGSADRLVRLNMADFPNDGDESVPFGASWAPALETKRGELTNLLDGKVFTVLLLDEFEKAARSVHDRFLQLFDEGTFVNGAGEQVSCNNTLIVATSNVGAEVYREPALGFAGNRREHELLSEVDRRITEAFRPEFLNRFDAICHFKPLTKVEIRKIAQREVGRVLEREGIRARGLDVEVTPEVVDLLVERGYSPQFGARYLQREIEKTLTAALAVEIARRPLRPGTPVRVEARAGSKVVAVAEPLPAPREATAQLSLPTPKAAAVKRRLDRKSLLHEMDRLVGRARSLSMLADRPQLEERRNQLLAETQAPNLWDDPEHAAVTLRAFRTVEAQINELERLEQAATFARRLVREAKNEVQLASAAKQVEDLAREVQMAEALNASGATANDNEALVDICASDSMEAQDAWVQELATMYLGWAQKRGYEAMLVAEAEDPARVVVRIAGPGAYGFLAGEAGMHRRIEDEKRQRAYVRVHRGGLPENLVNLEVEGRPVKQHEGSFLERVRTEVTVKDSSTGRMLTLTGSGELDEMKDLAARVVSGQGASTDEARRYYVARGARVEDPRTGAGTPRVKDVLRGDLDLFIAAWISRPPPEPVTT; encoded by the coding sequence ATGGCGACCAGGAAGAGCGAGGACAACGAGCGACTCATCGACCGCGACCTGACCGCGCTCGCGCGGGACGGAAAGCTGCCGCCCGCGCACGGCGTGGACTCGGCCGTGGCGGAGGTGTTGGGACTGCTCGCCCGAGGCGGCAAGCACCCACTGCTGTCCGGAGATCCGGGCGTGGGCAAGAGCGCGCTCGTCCAGGAGGTGGCCCGGCGCATCGCCGAAGGCCGCGTGGACGCGGCGCTGGCCCAATCCCGAATGGTGGAGGTGTCCGCCGCCAACATCCTGGCGCGCAGCACTCAGCGCCAGGCCGCCGAGAGCTTCGAGGAGCTGCTTGGTCACCTGAGCCGGCTCCCCTGCCCCATCGTCTACATCCGCGATTTGCCCCTGGCGCTGGGCGGGCCGCTGGCCCCCGTGGCAATTCGTGCCCTTCGCACGGGGGGCATCCGCTTCATCTTCGAGACCGAGCCCAAGCGCGTGCAGGAACTGCTGCGCGCCGATGAAGCTCTGGCCGAACGGCTCCACCTCATTCCTCTTCAAGAGCCTCCGCTGGAACGCTCCCGGTGGGTCCTTGGCCGCGTGGCCGAGGAGCTGGAGCGCGAGATGCGGCTGCCCATTGATCCGGCGGCGTGCGACCTGGCGCTGCGCCTGTCGGCCAAGTTCCTCCTGGCCCAGCGCATGCCGCGCAAGGCCATCGAGCTGCTCAAGGAAACGGCCGCCGAGGCGGCGAGCGCGGCCCGGGACCGTGTAGGCCCCGAGGACGTACTCACCCGCTTCTGCGCCGCCACGCGCCTGCCACGCTTCGTGGTGGACGACGCGATGCCTCTGGACCTCGAGGAGACGGAGCGATTCTTCGGTGAGCGACTGCTCGGGCAGACGGATGCGGTGGCCGCGGTGCTGCGCTCGGTGGCCCTGCTCAAAGCGGGCCTGAATGACCCGCGCCGTCCGTTGGGAGTGTTCCTCTTCGCTGGTCCCACGGGCGTGGGCAAGACGCAGCTCGCCAAGCTCCTGGCCGAGTACCTCTTTGGCTCCGCCGACAGGCTGGTGCGCCTCAACATGGCGGACTTCCCCAACGACGGCGACGAGAGCGTTCCCTTCGGCGCCTCGTGGGCTCCCGCCTTGGAGACCAAGCGCGGCGAGCTGACCAACCTGCTCGACGGCAAGGTATTCACCGTGTTGCTGTTGGACGAGTTCGAGAAGGCCGCGCGAAGCGTCCACGACCGCTTCCTTCAGCTCTTCGACGAAGGCACCTTCGTCAACGGCGCTGGGGAGCAGGTCTCCTGCAACAACACACTCATCGTGGCGACATCCAACGTCGGCGCGGAGGTCTACCGCGAGCCAGCCCTGGGCTTCGCTGGCAATCGCCGGGAGCATGAGCTGCTCAGCGAGGTGGACCGGCGCATCACCGAAGCCTTCCGTCCGGAGTTCCTCAACCGCTTCGACGCCATCTGCCACTTCAAGCCGCTGACGAAGGTGGAAATCCGGAAGATCGCCCAGCGCGAGGTGGGCCGCGTGCTGGAGCGCGAGGGTATTCGTGCGCGTGGACTGGATGTCGAGGTAACGCCCGAGGTGGTGGACCTGCTCGTGGAGCGTGGCTACTCACCTCAATTCGGTGCGCGCTACCTGCAGCGGGAGATCGAAAAGACGCTCACCGCCGCGCTCGCGGTGGAGATCGCTCGCCGGCCGCTACGGCCCGGCACACCCGTGCGCGTGGAAGCCCGCGCTGGAAGCAAGGTGGTCGCCGTGGCCGAGCCGCTGCCTGCTCCGCGTGAGGCGACGGCGCAGCTCTCTCTGCCCACTCCGAAGGCGGCGGCCGTCAAGCGCCGGCTGGACCGCAAGTCGCTGCTGCACGAGATGGACCGGCTGGTGGGTCGAGCCCGTTCGCTCTCCATGCTCGCGGATCGGCCCCAGCTCGAGGAGCGACGCAACCAACTCCTGGCCGAGACCCAGGCCCCCAACTTGTGGGACGACCCGGAGCACGCGGCGGTCACCCTGCGAGCCTTCCGCACGGTGGAGGCACAGATCAACGAGTTGGAGCGGCTGGAACAGGCCGCCACCTTCGCGCGGCGGCTGGTGCGTGAGGCGAAGAACGAGGTGCAGCTCGCGTCCGCGGCGAAGCAGGTGGAGGACTTGGCGCGTGAGGTGCAAATGGCCGAGGCGCTCAATGCGTCGGGCGCCACCGCGAATGACAACGAGGCGCTGGTGGACATCTGCGCCAGCGACTCGATGGAGGCCCAGGACGCATGGGTGCAAGAGCTGGCAACCATGTACCTCGGCTGGGCACAGAAGCGCGGCTACGAAGCCATGCTGGTGGCTGAGGCGGAGGATCCCGCCCGCGTGGTCGTGCGCATCGCGGGGCCTGGCGCCTACGGCTTCCTGGCAGGCGAGGCCGGCATGCACCGGCGTATCGAGGACGAGAAGCGACAGCGCGCTTATGTCCGTGTGCATCGGGGCGGATTGCCCGAGAACCTGGTGAACCTGGAGGTGGAGGGTCGCCCCGTGAAGCAGCATGAGGGCTCCTTCCTGGAACGCGTGCGCACGGAGGTGACCGTGAAGGACTCCTCCACGGGTCGGATGCTCACCCTGACGGGCTCGGGCGAGCTGGATGAGATGAAGGACCTCGCCGCACGCGTGGTGTCCGGCCAGGGCGCCAGCACCGATGAGGCTCGCCGGTACTACGTGGCCCGTGGTGCACGGGTGGAGGACCCTCGTACCGGCGCCGGGACCCCTCGCGTGAAGGACGTACTGCGCGGCGACCTGGACCTCTTCATCGCGGCCTGGATCTCTCGTCCCCCTCCCGAACCGGTCACCACCTGA
- a CDS encoding ribonuclease J: MLHVIPLGGLGEIGLNAMVIACRGEMLLIDAGLMFPSESAPGVDIIVPDFTHIRQNAAQLKGIVITHGHEDHMGALPYLLSEVPVPVYGTRYTLAMARNRLDELGVVADLHEIEPRTPFPVGTVFSVEASRVTHTVPDAVGYIVRTPEGTVIHTGDFKLDPDPIDGLRTDLERWGEAGEQGVLCLLSDSTNSEYTTETGSERIVEQTFDRLFREAQGRIVVALFASNLHRVRTVLKLAEQLGRKVALQGRSMTRNVEMARQLGYLDVPENLFVPLDAVPGLAPGRVILLSTGAQGEARAGLSQIAAGNGPVRLDPGDMVILSSRPIPGNERSVGALLDQLHWTGARIVYAQVEPGVHVSGHASKPQQRRVLELVRPRHFVPIHGELRHLHRHLSTAREAGLAPEQLLLAQDGDLLTFEEGQGRFAGSVPVGRIHKDLYSGAMVSPEALQERTKLAETGVVVAALVINRSSLELMAGPQLSGHGLSLDEQVQLPRVAEEARNLFLQLSPQLRGDDALVREELTRAVRRAFKLFTAKRPLVVPMVVKV; this comes from the coding sequence ATGCTCCACGTGATTCCTCTGGGAGGACTGGGCGAGATTGGCCTCAACGCCATGGTGATCGCCTGCCGTGGGGAGATGCTCCTCATCGACGCCGGGCTGATGTTCCCCTCGGAGTCCGCCCCGGGCGTGGACATCATCGTCCCGGACTTCACCCACATCCGGCAGAATGCCGCCCAGCTCAAGGGCATCGTCATCACCCATGGGCACGAGGACCACATGGGCGCCCTCCCCTACCTGCTCAGCGAGGTGCCCGTGCCCGTCTATGGCACCCGCTACACCCTCGCCATGGCCCGCAACCGGCTGGACGAGCTGGGCGTCGTCGCCGACCTGCATGAGATCGAACCGCGCACACCCTTCCCCGTGGGCACCGTCTTCTCCGTGGAGGCAAGCCGCGTCACCCACACCGTGCCGGATGCCGTGGGCTACATCGTCCGTACCCCCGAAGGCACCGTCATCCACACCGGCGATTTCAAGCTGGACCCCGATCCCATTGACGGCCTGCGCACCGACCTCGAGCGCTGGGGCGAGGCGGGAGAGCAGGGCGTCCTCTGCCTCCTGTCCGACTCCACCAACTCGGAGTACACCACCGAGACGGGCAGCGAGCGCATCGTCGAGCAGACCTTCGACCGCCTCTTCCGCGAGGCCCAGGGCCGCATCGTCGTGGCTCTCTTCGCCTCCAACCTCCACCGCGTGCGCACCGTGCTCAAGCTCGCGGAACAGCTCGGGCGCAAGGTGGCCCTCCAGGGCCGCAGCATGACGCGCAACGTGGAGATGGCGCGGCAGCTCGGCTATCTCGACGTACCCGAGAACCTCTTCGTGCCCCTGGACGCCGTACCCGGTCTGGCCCCCGGTCGGGTCATCCTCCTGTCCACGGGCGCCCAGGGCGAAGCGCGCGCCGGCCTCTCTCAAATCGCCGCCGGCAACGGTCCCGTGAGGCTGGATCCCGGGGACATGGTCATCCTCAGCTCCCGCCCCATCCCCGGCAATGAGCGCTCGGTAGGTGCCCTGCTCGATCAGCTCCATTGGACGGGCGCCCGCATCGTCTATGCCCAGGTGGAGCCTGGCGTCCATGTCTCCGGACACGCCAGCAAGCCTCAACAGCGCCGCGTCCTCGAGCTCGTCCGTCCGCGCCACTTCGTCCCCATCCACGGAGAGCTGCGCCACCTCCACCGCCACCTGTCCACCGCCCGCGAGGCGGGGCTCGCTCCCGAACAGCTTCTGCTGGCCCAGGATGGTGACCTCCTCACCTTCGAGGAGGGCCAGGGGCGCTTCGCCGGCAGCGTTCCGGTGGGCCGCATCCACAAGGACCTCTACAGCGGGGCCATGGTGTCACCCGAGGCCCTTCAGGAACGCACCAAGCTGGCCGAGACCGGGGTGGTGGTGGCCGCCCTCGTCATCAACCGCTCCTCGCTGGAGCTGATGGCCGGGCCCCAGCTCTCTGGCCATGGGCTGTCCCTGGATGAGCAGGTTCAACTGCCCCGAGTGGCTGAAGAGGCTCGAAACCTCTTCCTCCAGCTCTCCCCACAGTTGCGCGGGGATGACGCCTTGGTGCGAGAAGAGCTGACCCGTGCCGTTCGTAGGGCCTTCAAGCTCTTCACCGCCAAGCGCCCCCTGGTGGTGCCCATGGTCGTCAAGGTGTGA